The Borreliella andersonii genome has a segment encoding these proteins:
- the zwf gene encoding glucose-6-phosphate dehydrogenase, which yields MKEKSVSNFDIVIFGVTGNLSRKKLIPSLFNLFKNKCISNFRVIGFSRKIFTDKEFRLYIKDSLWQEETDSLIEIFLNFFIYVFGDFNEKEPYKNLFKFLDKNRETIYYLSTSPTFYGPIINHLKKYFLSERLTLSKIVLEKPFGSSLETAKKLNSLLYSAFKEDQIYRIDHYLGKETVQNIFTFRFGNSIFENIWNNRYVDFVQITVAEELGLGGRVEYYDSVGALKDMVQNHILQLLSLVAMESPIKFDSQFIHDEKVKVLKSLRKISKEDIKNCIVKGQYIGSQVEGVFKKGYKDETEFLGNSNTETYLAMKVFINNWRWSGVPFYLRTGKGLARKFSEIYIQFKKPSFTLFNNSAVDFSNALIFRIQPRDGIEIKFNTKKPGYNYEIQTANMEFSYYGTFKRLFDEAYERLLLDVFLGDGTLYATSDEIESSWEFVSDIANKWADIEICNYSYGSEGPKEIDFILEKDHFWRKI from the coding sequence ATGAAAGAAAAAAGTGTTTCTAATTTTGATATTGTAATTTTTGGAGTTACTGGGAATTTGTCTAGAAAAAAGCTCATTCCTTCACTTTTTAATTTGTTTAAAAATAAATGTATTAGCAATTTTAGGGTTATTGGCTTTTCTCGTAAAATTTTTACAGATAAAGAATTTAGATTGTATATTAAAGATTCTTTATGGCAGGAAGAAACTGATTCGTTGATTGAGATTTTTTTAAATTTTTTTATTTATGTATTTGGTGATTTTAATGAAAAAGAGCCTTATAAAAATTTATTTAAATTTTTGGATAAAAATCGAGAAACGATATATTATCTTTCGACATCTCCTACATTTTATGGGCCTATAATTAATCATTTGAAAAAATATTTTTTAAGTGAAAGATTGACTTTATCAAAAATAGTTCTTGAGAAACCTTTTGGCTCTAGTCTTGAGACAGCAAAAAAATTAAATAGCTTGCTTTATTCTGCTTTTAAAGAAGATCAAATTTATAGAATAGATCACTATTTAGGTAAAGAAACGGTTCAAAATATTTTTACATTTAGATTTGGTAATTCTATTTTTGAAAATATTTGGAATAATCGTTATGTAGATTTTGTTCAGATTACGGTAGCAGAAGAATTAGGCCTTGGTGGAAGAGTGGAGTATTACGATTCTGTTGGAGCTTTGAAAGACATGGTTCAAAATCATATTTTACAATTGTTAAGCCTTGTTGCGATGGAGTCTCCTATTAAATTTGATTCTCAGTTTATTCATGATGAAAAAGTAAAAGTTTTAAAAAGTTTAAGGAAAATTAGCAAAGAAGATATTAAAAATTGCATTGTTAAGGGGCAATATATAGGTTCACAAGTTGAAGGGGTTTTTAAAAAAGGCTATAAAGATGAAACAGAGTTTTTGGGAAATTCAAATACCGAAACTTATTTGGCTATGAAAGTGTTTATTAATAATTGGCGTTGGTCTGGTGTTCCTTTTTATCTTAGAACTGGCAAAGGTCTTGCTAGGAAATTTTCAGAAATATATATTCAATTTAAAAAACCAAGCTTTACTCTTTTTAACAATAGTGCTGTTGATTTTTCTAATGCTTTAATATTTAGGATTCAACCAAGAGATGGAATTGAAATTAAATTCAATACTAAGAAACCCGGATATAATTATGAAATTCAAACTGCTAATATGGAGTTTTCATATTACGGGACATTTAAAAGATTATTTGATGAAGCTTATGAACGTTTGTTGTTAGATGTTTTTTTAGGGGATGGTACTTTGTATGCGACAAGTGATGAGATTGAAAGTTCTTGGGAATTTGTTTCAGATATTGCAAATAAGTGGGCAGATATTGAAATTTGTAATTATTCTTATGGCTCTGAAGGACCAAAAGAGATAGACTTTATTTTAGAAAAAGATCATTTTTGGCGTAAAATTTAA